One genomic region from Natranaerobius trueperi encodes:
- a CDS encoding MATE family efflux transporter encodes MSTKTTADKNTKSVFLEGDNLSNKDIRKKVVLLAWPAIVEMFLMTFKQIVDSSMVGRLNEESIAAVGLSMSPMMFFMGLFAALGVGATAVVARHIGAKQYEEANLAGRQSVIMSVSVAVLITLILFPLAPIIINLMGAETEVIPLGTSYLRIISAGILFISTTFILSGVLRGSGDTKTPMRVNAIANIANIILNFFFIFETREMMLLGLEFKMPGVGMGVQGAALGTSLSRAIAGILVVKTLLKGKSVIKIKLTDSFKPDFPMIKRIVKVGIPTAIERMAMSSGQVLFTRIVASLGTTSMAAHHLAINAESLSFMPGFGFSMAATTLVGQGLGAKDSKLAERCGYETWRLGMAVMSFMGIIFLFFPEVIMNFLTNEPEVRELGAMCLRIVAIAQPPFATAIIMSGGLRGAGDTTFPAVSAAIGMLGVRLVLALFFAFILEWGLFGAWLAMASDLYVRGLIIFFRFKSGRWKEIDV; translated from the coding sequence ATGAGTACTAAAACAACAGCAGATAAAAATACAAAATCTGTTTTTTTAGAAGGTGATAATCTTAGCAATAAAGATATAAGAAAAAAAGTTGTTCTTCTTGCTTGGCCAGCTATAGTTGAAATGTTTTTAATGACATTTAAACAAATAGTTGATAGTTCAATGGTTGGACGGCTTAATGAAGAATCAATTGCTGCAGTAGGTTTATCCATGTCACCCATGATGTTTTTCATGGGGCTTTTTGCTGCTTTAGGGGTTGGAGCTACTGCAGTAGTAGCAAGACATATTGGTGCTAAACAGTATGAAGAAGCAAATTTGGCAGGTAGGCAATCAGTAATCATGAGTGTTTCAGTTGCAGTTTTAATAACACTGATACTTTTTCCACTAGCACCCATAATTATTAATCTAATGGGTGCTGAAACAGAAGTGATACCTTTAGGGACAAGTTATCTTCGTATTATAAGTGCGGGAATATTATTTATTTCAACTACTTTTATTTTAAGTGGTGTATTAAGAGGCTCAGGTGATACTAAAACACCTATGCGTGTTAATGCTATAGCAAATATAGCTAATATCATTTTAAACTTCTTTTTTATATTTGAAACTAGAGAAATGATGTTATTAGGATTAGAATTTAAAATGCCAGGAGTAGGAATGGGTGTACAAGGGGCAGCTCTTGGAACAAGCCTCTCACGGGCTATAGCTGGGATATTAGTTGTTAAAACACTTTTAAAAGGCAAATCTGTAATTAAAATCAAATTAACTGATTCATTTAAACCAGATTTTCCTATGATTAAAAGAATTGTAAAAGTGGGAATTCCAACAGCTATTGAAAGGATGGCAATGAGTTCAGGACAAGTTTTATTCACAAGAATAGTAGCTTCTTTAGGTACTACATCTATGGCTGCTCATCACTTAGCTATAAATGCTGAATCACTTTCCTTTATGCCAGGATTTGGTTTTTCAATGGCAGCTACTACCCTTGTCGGACAGGGGTTAGGAGCCAAAGATTCAAAACTTGCAGAACGTTGTGGTTATGAAACTTGGAGACTAGGTATGGCTGTTATGAGTTTTATGGGGATAATATTCTTGTTCTTCCCAGAAGTGATCATGAACTTTCTAACAAATGAACCTGAAGTAAGAGAGTTAGGAGCTATGTGTCTTCGAATAGTTGCTATAGCTCAACCACCTTTCGCTACTGCAATTATTATGTCAGGTGGACTTAGAGGTGCGGGTGATACAACCTTTCCAGCTGTTTCTGCAGCTATTGGTATGTTAGGAGTGCGATTAGTTTTGGCATTATTCTTCGCGTTTATTTTGGAATGGGGTCTTTTTGGTGCATGGCTTGCTATGGCTAGTGATTTATATGTACGCGGCCTAATTATTTTCTTTCGTTTTAAGTCTGGAAGATGGAAAGAAATTGATGTATAG